The Euryarchaeota archaeon DNA segment CCTTGCCGATCCGCTTGGTACTTCCGGGGGCGCTTCACTCACGGTCATGGCGCCGGATCCCTCGGTCGCGGAGGGCCCGGCGGGTTCGGATATCTCTAGGGAAATGTCGGCGTCGGAAGCGGCCGGGGGCTCGGGCCCGGCGGGGGCTCCAAGACCCGCAAGGGAACCGCCCTCGCGCGTCGGAAGCCTCCCCAACCTATCCTCGTCGATGCGGCGATCGTCCACTTCGGCCGTTATCTCGTCGATGGTGCGCACCTTCTCGCCAGCCATGATTACGATCGTCTTCACTTCCTCACCGTCCTTCTCGTAGACGACCTCAACGACCTCGCCCTGCGACGTCCTGTACTTCACGTCCGCCTTGAGGATCTGCGCGTCAAGGTGCGCCGAGATGTGGCCGCGCTCGTGGGCCGTGAGGACCCGCATCGGATACTGCTTCGCCATCGGTTTGTCGTATGCCCGGCTGACGACGCGTTGCGCGCCTTCCGTCGCTTCTTTGCGGACGGCGAAGGCTGCCGACGGTGGGGCGCCCGTTATCGAACGGGCGGCCAACCGGTCCACCTCGCTCTCGATCTCCGTCAGTGAATGGAACGTGGTCTTACGCCAGGCCCGTTCGAAGAAGTCGACCTCGCCGCCCTTTGCGGAGAGTTCCGCCTCCAGGCGTGTCTTCTCCTCGCGAGTGAGCCGCGACGCCTCGAACGTGCCGAGGACCTCGGACGTCTCGTCGCGGATCTCGCGCTTGAGTCGCGGCGTGGTCTTCACGCTCGAAGAGGATTCCTCGGCCATTGTGGTGGAAAACGGGTTGGCTACACTTAGAAGTTTGCAATGGAGAGGCCCGATCCGCCTATCTGAGGTAGATGACGGTGCTCCGGTCGACGCCGTCCCCGAAGTCCGCCCAGATCAAGTACTGGCCCTTGGCCACGCGCGAATCGTCCCAATCGAACACGTACTGGCCGGTCCCGCTGGATTCGCGTTCCTGGCCGCCCGGCTTGTCGCCTTTGAACCGGAAGAAATTGTCCGTCACCGCTTTGGAGGAAGACACGCCAGGCTGGGTCGCTCCAAGCGCTCCGCCCACCATTTCGGCATAATAGAACCGCGCCTTGGGGTCGGTCTTAGCCGCGCAGTCACCCTCCAGCCTGAACTTCACCGAGAGCTGGTTGCGGTCGAAGACATTCGTCTTGTGGCCGGCGTCGGTCCCCGGCTTGATGTTCTTGATCGGCGAGAGGAACCCAGACCATGGGCAGGCGGACACCGAGGCCACCGTCACCGTGAAACTGCCGGTGACGCTGCGCCCGAACGCGTCGCTCGCGCTGCAGGTGACGGTCGTCGTGCCGATCGGGAAGGTGGAACCCGAGGAAGGAGTACACGTGACTGATAGTGACGAACCCGTCCAATCGGACGCCGTGGCCGAGAAGGACACTTGGGTCCCGTTCGGGGCACCCGCATCGACCGTCATCGACGCTGGGACGAGGATGGTCGGGGGCGGGGGCAAGTAGACGACGACCTCGAAAGAGACTTCCGCGGTGTTCCCGTGGGCGTCGGTCGAAACGCACGTGACGAGCGTCGTACCGACCGGGAACGAGAATCCGGACGCTGGGGAACATGATACGGGGTCCTCCACGTCCACGATGTCGCTCGCCAGGGCAGGATAGGAGACCATCGCCCCCGAGAGGCCCGACGCGATGACCGAGACGGACGATGGGACGCTGATGACC contains these protein-coding regions:
- a CDS encoding HYR domain-containing protein, with translation FPPPPPPSISGPSGITVVATSPSGANVNFAVAAGSPLEGSLVPTCFPPSGSLFPVGVTTVICAVTDSLGGTAELSFTVTVLPPPDAPDTPPTIVLPPGDNLPPFLDVPPSITVPATGPAGAAVGYTAAAIDDKDGPVPVECAPASGSTFPVGETLVTCATTDSHGNVAIGGFTVTVLAGDFPPPPPPPTITVPAPMVVEATGPGGAYVDYVASASSLLDGALPTDCFPASGSLFALGTTIVGCSAIDSLGQSVRALFEIIVVDTTPPVISVPSSVSVIASGLSGAMVSYPALASDIVDVEDPVSCSPASGFSFPVGTTLVTCVSTDAHGNTAEVSFEVVVYLPPPPTILVPASMTVDAGAPNGTQVSFSATASDWTGSSLSVTCTPSSGSTFPIGTTTVTCSASDAFGRSVTGSFTVTVASVSACPWSGFLSPIKNIKPGTDAGHKTNVFDRNQLSVKFRLEGDCAAKTDPKARFYYAEMVGGALGATQPGVSSSKAVTDNFFRFKGDKPGGQERESSGTGQYVFDWDDSRVAKGQYLIWADFGDGVDRSTVIYLR